In Melospiza georgiana isolate bMelGeo1 chromosome 15, bMelGeo1.pri, whole genome shotgun sequence, one genomic interval encodes:
- the IL17B gene encoding interleukin-17B — MVLVPAAKDQSKAARGRRGLARAPTAPPGLAWAPEEPYSSMAQYQHSIQDMVRQLRNGSEPGDTECQVNLRLWRSNRRSLSPWAYRINHDASRIPADIPEARCLCGGCINPFSRQEDRSMASVPIFSRLPVRRLLCPAPPGHGARSATRSTRW, encoded by the exons ATGGTCCTGGTTCCCGCAGCCAAGGACCAGAGCAAGGCAGCCAGGGGCAGAAGGGGCCTGGCAcgggcacccacagccccccctggcctggcctgggcCCCGGAGGAGCCCTACAGCAGCATGGCACAGTACCAGCACAGCATCCAGGACATGGTGCGCCAGCTGAGGAACGGCTCCGAGCCGGGGGACACCGAGTGCCAGGTGAACCTGAGGCTCTGGAGGTCCAACCGCAGGAGCCTGTCCCCCTGGGCCTACAg gaTAAACCACGATGCCTCACGGATCCCAGCCGACATCCCCGAGGCGCGGTGCCTGTGCGGCGGCTGCATTAACCCCTTCAGCCGGCAGGAGGACCGCAGCATGGCCAGCGTCCCCATCTTCAGCCGCCTGCCCGTGCGCCGCCTGCtctgcccggccccgccggggcACGGGGCAAGAAGTGCCACAAGAAGTACCAGATGGTGA
- the PCYOX1L gene encoding prenylcysteine oxidase-like, with protein sequence MAPPPAALPLPLPLLPALAALLAALPAAPAARAAPRSIAVVGAGLGGSASAYFLQQHFGPQVQLDVYEQAGVGGRLATVTVNKQQYESRGASIHALSLHMQDFVKILGLKHRREVAGKSAIFSGEHFVLEETDWYLLNLFRLWWHYGISFLRLQMWVEEVMEKFMRIYKYQAHGYAFSSLEELLRSLGGEAFVNMTQRSVAESLLEVGVTQRFVDDVIAAVLRSSYGQSVLVPAFAGAMSLAGAQGSTWAVEGGNKLVCSGLLKLTKANVISARVTGISLHGSEGRALYQVHYESPEGQGSAFYDLVVLTTPLHPSRSNFTFDNFDPPIADLPGSFQPSVTSVVHGYLNSSYFGFPDPKLFPFTSILTTDTPELFFHAMDNICPVNVSAAFRRKQPQEAAVWRVLSPRPLDKPQLKTLFRSYYSVQVAEWPTYPRYDAAKALPPVALHESLFYLSGVEWVASSMEMTAVAAKNVALLAYNRWHQQLDKIDQKDLMHKVKTEL encoded by the exons atggccccgccgcccgccgcgctgcctctgccgctgccgctgctgccggCCCTGGCCGCGCTCCTGGCCGCGCTCccggccgcgcccgccgcccgcgccgcgccgcgctCCATCG CCGTGGTGGGCGCCGGGCTGGGGGGCTCGGCCTCCGCGtacttcctgcagcagcacttcgGGCCGCAGGTGCAGCTGGACGTGTACGAGCAGGCGGGCGTGGGAGGGCGCCTGGCCACCGTCACCGTCAACAAGCAGCAGTATGAGAGCCGCGGAGCCTCCATCCACGCCCTCAGCCTCCACATGCAGGACTTCGTCAAGATCCTGG GCCTCAAGCACCGGCGGGAGGTGGCCGGGAAAAGCGCCATCTTCAGCGGGGAGCACTTCGTCCTGGAGGAGACCGACTGGTACCTGCTCAACCTCTTCCGCCTCTGGTGGCACTATGGCATCAGCTTCCTGCGCCTGCAGATGTGGGTggaggaggtgatggagaagttcaTGAG gATCTACAAGTACCAGGCCCACGGCTACgccttctccagcctggaggagctgctgcgcTCGCTGGGCGGGGAGGCCTTTGTGAACATGACCCAGCGCTCGGTGGCCGAGTCCCTGCTGGAGGTCGGTGTCACCCAGCGCTTCGTGGACGATGTCATCGCCGCCGTCCTGCGCTCCAGCTACGGCCAGTCCGTGCTGGTGCCCGCCTTCGCAG GGGCCATGTCGCTGGcgggagcccagggcagcacctgGGCCGTGGAAGGAGGGAACAAGCTGGTGTGTTCAGGGCTGCTGAAGCTGACCAAAGCCAATGTCATCTCAGCCAGGGTGACAGGCATCTCCCTGCACGGCTCGG AGGGGAGAGCCCTGTACCAGGTCCACTACGAGAGCCCCGAAGGCCAGGGCTCGGCTTTCTACGACCTGGTGGTGCTGACGACTCCGCTGCACCCCAGCAGGAGCAACTTCACCTTCGACAACTTCGACCCGCCCATCGCCGACCTGCCCGGATCCTTCCAGCCCTCCGTCACCTCCGTGGTGCACGGCTACCTCAACTCCTCCTACTTCGGCTTCCCCGACCCCAAGCTGTTCCCTTTCACCAGCATCCTCACCACCGACACCCCCGAGCTCTTCTTCCACGCCATGGACAACATCTGCCCCGTCAACGTGTCGGCGGCGTTCCGGCGCAAGCAGCCGCAGGAGGCGGCCGTGTGGCGCGTGCTGTCCCCGCGGCCGCTGGACAAGCCCCAGCTGAAGACGCTCTTCAGGTCCTACTACTCGGTGCAGGTGGCCGAGTGGCCGACGTACCCGCGCTACGACGCCGCCAAGGCGCTGCCGCCCGTCGCGCTCCACGAGAGCCTCTTCTACCTCAGCGGCGTGGAGTGGGTGGCCAGCTCCATGGAGATGACGGCCGTGGCCGCCAAGAACGTGGCCCTGCTGGCCTACAACcgctggcaccagcagctggacAAGATCGACCAGAAGGACTTGATGCACAAGGTGAAGACGGAGCTGTGA
- the GRPEL2 gene encoding grpE protein homolog 2, mitochondrial, producing MASRSLRRLGALLPAAGKAGTGSLYFRGCPCAFSTAAQQRSTGDECGPEEPSEEPKHPLSDCALEHKAIKLEEQVRDLTERYRRALADSENVRRRTQKFVEDAKLFGIQSFCRDLVEVADILEKTAESAAGHAEERSDPSPALQKIYEGLSLLEAKLQSVFAKHGLQKMNPVGGRYDPYEHEIICHVPAEGMRPGTVALVTQDGYKLHGRTIRHALVGVAVEAHE from the exons ATGGCCTCCCGCTCCCTGCGGCGCCTCGGGGCCCTGCTGCCCGCGGCCGGCAAGGCCGGCACCGGCAG TTTGTATTTCAGAGGGTGCCCCTgtgctttcagcactgcagctcagcagaggagcACAGGAGATGAGTGTGGCCCAGAGGAGCCCAGTGAGGAGCCCAAGCACCCCCTCTCTGACTGTGCCTTGGAGCACAAAGCCATCAAATTGGAAGAGCAAGTCCGGGATTTAACT GAGCGATACCGCAGAGCTTTGGCAGACTCTGAAAATGTCCGGAGGAGAACACAGAAGTTTGTGGAAGATGCCAAACTCTTTG GCATCCAGAGTTTCTGCAGGGACCTGGTGGAGGTGGCAGACATCCTGGAGAAGACGGCCGAGAGCGCCGCCGGCCACGCCGAGGAGCGCAGCGACCCCAGCCCCGCCCTTCAGAAAATCTACGAGGGGCTGTCCCTCCTGGAGGCCAAGCTGCAGAGCGTCTTTGCCAAGCACGGCCTGCAGAAGATGAACCCCGTGGGGGGCAGGTACGACCCCTATGAGCACGAGATCATCTGCCACGTGCCAGCCGAGGGCATGCGGCCGGGCACCGTGGCGCTGGTCACGCAGGACGGCTACAAACTGCACGGCCGCACCATCCGCCACGCGCTGGTCGGCGTGGCCGTGGAGGCACACGAGTGA